The region ACGAGCAAGGAGCTTCGTTCCATTATGTGACGAGCAGCCCCTGGCAGCTGTTCGAGCCGCTTTCGGAGCTGTTCAAAGACAAAGGCCTGCCGGATGGCTCGTTCCATATGAAGAGTGTTCGCTTTCGTGACCCCACCGTGCTGCAGCTGTTTATTGCTCGGCGCTGGGGCAAACGGAAAGCAATCAAGCAGCTTCTGCGCACGTTTCCCGATCGCAAGTTTGTGCTGGTGGGCGACTCTGGCGAGAAAGACCCTGAAACGTACGGCCTGATGGCGAATAAGTTTCCGGATCAAGTCGCGAAGATCTTCATTCGTGATCTTGGTGGCAAGAACTCGAATGAAAAGCGGTACGCCAAAGCTTTCAAAGGCGTACCCAAAGAGAAATGGCACTGCTTCCAGTGCCCTACCGAATTGCACGACTACGACGTATCGGTATCGACCGAACATGTCGACACCGAGGACTGATCGTTAGCGGCAGTTGAAGTGTGCCGATGCGGCTTTAAACTTGGGTATAGCCAAGTCCGGTGATGATCTCGTACATCTCTTCGTACGTGATGAATCGACGACGATTGCGAAGCTTGTATTCGTCGATCGCCAGAGCCAATTCCTGAGCTCCCGGCGAGAGCCCTTCATGACTGTTGGTGAACTGACGTCGTTCAAACACTGGCGTTTCGCCAGGCTTTCGAGGGCTACGACGGTCGACAAACGGCGTGGTCGTCGCCGGCACAGATTGATTCATCACAAGCATCTCCGACTGTCAGTCTTCAACTATCAATTCTCGGAAAACTACCGAGGTTTTGGTCTTGAAAACCTAGATCGCATGTTCCCGAAGTCAAACCGTGATGACGGATAGCCACAATGGAACTGCCGCCCTGGCCGGAGTTGTCTCCTACGATCATTACAACTGCTACCAATGGACCAGAAACGTAGCCGATTCTTAACGACGCATTGCTTGCTGGGCTTGTTGACGGAACGCGGGAAGCTGACCGACCAGCTTCAGCGCAGAAGGATGTTGCGGGTCACGCTGCAGTGCCGAATTGACCGCGTACTCGGCGCGAGCCAGTCTTCCGGCTGCCACTTCACACTCGGCCCAAACGTAGAGCATATCGGCCGACATTTCGTTGGCTTCCGCCAATTCGCCAAGGCAATCGGCCGCCTCCAAGTGCCGCCCCAAGTCGCGATACGCAAGCGCTTGTTCGGCACCGACGTCGGCCGGAAGGCGATGCCCGAACTCGACTTGCCGGACCAATGAGATACAAGCCAACGCTTGGCTAGGCTGTCCTAGCTGACGATACGTCGACGCCAGGCGAACTTGCACGTCGCGATTGGTCGAGTCGCCGTTGGTTGCCGCGCGAATGTAAGAAAGCTTCGCCGACTCAAGGTCTCGTCGGACCAGGGCCAAGTCTCCTTGAAGCTGCCAGGCCGGGGCGAACTTCGGATCGCATTCAATGGCTCGGTTGGCCGAGATGTGGGCTTTGGTAGGGTCGCCAGCGTCGAGATACATTCGTCCCAGCGTCGCATGCAAGTTAGGATCGTCGCTTCCTAGCGGCATGGCGGCTTCCAGCTCGGCGATCGCCTCTTTCGGCTTGCCAGTTTTCCAGAGCGTTTCCGCGTAATGCATCCGTGCCTGCAAGTCATACGGAGCGTTCTTTTTCGCTTCAGCGAGGAACTTCTCGGCGTTTTCCCAATCGTCGCGATGCATGGCCTGAACACCACGCTGGGTAAGCTGGCGAGCCTGAACAACTTGTTGATGCGACGCATTGGCCTGACTGAACGTGCTGCAACCACTGAAAACTGCTAGCATCAGCGCAGCGAGTACGCCTCCGCTGGCAGACTGCCAGCGGCACTTTGCAGTTGTCGAAGATTGCATCCGATTCATAAGGTTTTCCGGCGATTCCATTCGCGGAAGAAGACCAACTGGCAGAGACTACCAAACTGGCGATTTTCGTCCTAGATCAGGCTCGGCTGATGCTGTCGACCGCCAATAGGCAAAGCAGCTAAACCGGTTAAAATACGGGAAAATGTTATCGATTCACCCTGAGGCGAGAGCCTCCGAAACTTGAACCAATACGCAACGAAGGCTGCCGTGGTTGCCACATACGACAATTTGGGCGTGAAGTTTTCTTATCCCGAGAACTGGCGAATTTCGGAAGATCAGACAAACGCCTGGCCCCGAAGTGTCTCGGTTCATAGCCCTACTGAAGCGTTCTGGACGTTGATGATCTACGAACCTGGCACTGAGCTGGAAGCATTGGTCGACGCCGTTCGGGATGCGTTAAGTGAAGAATACACCGACTTCGAGTCGGTTCCCGCCGAGCAAACGATCGAAGATGTCGAACTGATTGGCTGCGACTTGAACTTCTACTGCTTGGACTTCCTGGTGCAAGCCAAAATTCGCGCAATGATGCTCGGCGTGCGTCCCTGCGTAATCCTCTGCCAAGGGGAAGATCGCGAGTTCGAGGAATTGGATCAGGTATTCAGCGCCATCACACATGACCTGGTTCGCTCGTAGGAGAAGACTGGCAATTGCCTCGGCGACTCCTCTATAATTTTCCCTGTTGGCGGATCAATCGACTTCGATTCTCAACTTGAGGAGAGCCTCGCGATGTCCATTTCGACCGATCTCCACGAAGACACCATGCAGAAGATTGGGGAAACGGCAGGCCACGTCTGGTCCTACCTATCGACCGAAGGGCCAGTCACGATCACCAAACTGACGAAGGAGCTCGGCGAAAAGAAGGATATCGTCCTGCAAGCCGTTGGCTGGCTCGCCCGAGAGAACAAGCTGTACTTCTTTGAAAAAGGCCGTAATAAGCTAATCGGCCTGATCGACGAGCATGGATCGCCCACCTAACGCGATGGGCGAGAGCGTTTCCATGAAAGCTGTAGCGTCTGGGGCGCAAGCGAGGCAAGCTGTGCGCGGCGACCGAAGCAGGCGAATCCGCTAGATTCGTCGATACAGGTCAACAAAGCACAACGTAGCCACAGCCAGCCAGGGCGCTACAGATAGAATGGAACCGCTCTAGTTCGCCACGTCGTCGTAAATCGGCAAGTGACGGTGATAAACTTCCAGCGACAGGAGGTTCATCGTTGTCACATAGATCCGCCCGGCAAAGCCTCCCCAGCGATCAGGCACGCGGCCTTTGGGGTCCCAACTGCCAGCCGCTGGGCCTTCCAACACTTGGGTTTGCTCGAGCATGACGTGCAGTTTGCTGTCCCATGCTTCCCAGTGATCGCCTCGCATGTGGAACATCACCTGGGTCGCGTAATACCAGTAGTACGTGTCTCGTAAAGGCGCTTCCGGCGTTCCCATCGCCGGCAGATTCTCTTTCAAATAGTCGGCGCTGTCCTGCAAGATCCGGCTGTCACGACGGTTGCCAAGATAAAGCTGGATCAAAGCGCCAACGGCAGTCATCGTTTGACTTGGATCCCGTCCATGCCGCTGCTGCGGCGTGTTCGGTGCGTAAGGGTTATAAACATAAACGGCTCGGCCTCGCTGACGAGACTCTGCCGAAGCAAGCCATTTGCGAATCCCCTCGAACGATTTGGGATCGACTCGAAGTCCTGCCAATTGACCGCTCTTGAGAGCCAGCGTCATCCAACCGGTAACGGACGTGTCCGTCCCATGGCCTGGCGTGTATCGCCAACCACCGAGTTGCGGATCTTGTGAAGCCTCAATGTAATCCAGCGACTTTTGCGCTGCGGCCCGCAGCGATTCGTCCTGGGTCATCCCGTAGGCTTCGCACAATGCCAAAGCGGCAATCGCATGGCTGTATAGACGACAACTCGAGTTGGAAGTCGCGTCCATCTCGATATATAAGTCGCCATTCTCTTTCTGATTCTCGACAAGGAAGGTGACCCCGTCGCGAACTTCTTTTTCGTACTTGTCACTCAGGTGGTCGTAGCCAGCCCCCAGGAATGCCAACAAGGCAAGTCCTGTGGCAGCCGTATCCGAGTTGAGCGTGGAAAGTTCATCACGATACAGCGGGAAGTTTTCTGGGTGAACCGCGGCAAAGCCACGCAAACTCCACCGACCGTCAGACGACTGATGATTCGCCAGAAAGGCGAGACCACGTTCGATGGCAAGTTCTGTTTCACGACTAGGACGAATCGCACCATCCCCTGCCCCGCCCCCTTTACGCATCGCACGGCGACTGAAAGCTTCCGTCGGAACAGCAGCTTTAGTGCTAAGCAGCGGTCCCCGTCTTCCAGGCGAACGAACCGGAATGTTGGCCATGTTCGTGGTAATCTGCGGAGCATCGCTGGTGCGGCGTCGGCCGATAAATCCTGGCTGTGTTGCCGATCCGATCGGAGCACCTGCTAAGTCGTTCACACCTGGTCGGCCTGACGGCATTGCCGGTCCGCCCAAGTTTCGTCGACGAATTTCTGGAACGCTGCCCAATCCAGGAAGCGATCCGGCAATGTCTCCCCCGCCAGGTTGCATCGCACCGCCACCACCGCCAGGGATGCCTTCGGCGGTCGCTTGAGTTCCCAGCACTGGACTTGCACCCGGCGATCGCCCGGCAGGCAGCCCTTGCGTTCCAGAGGCCATTTCGGCGAGCGAACCCTCTTCACTTCCGCGGGCGGCAGTTCCTCGGGCAAGCCCAGCTAAGTCGGTACCAAGGTTGGCCCCTGGAGAGCCAACTTCCACCGAACCGACTTGGCCTTCGCCAAACTCATCTGCCGCGTTGCCGTTAGTTCGGCCCACGTTCATCGAAGGCGTTGCAAACTGACCGGAAGCCAACGCGGCCGCATTCGCTGCCGATTGATTACCGCCATTGGGTCCTTGGAAATCGATCTTCGTGCTTGGTCCAGCCATGGCCTGAGAACCTGTTGCCGCCGATCGTCCGATGGATGGATTGTTCAAATCATTGGTGACAATTCCTTCGTCCCGTGCGGCCGAGCTACGAGTTGCCCCATGCTGTTGCACCATCTCGGCGGTTCGACTTGCCGTCGAAGGCTTGGCCCACAATTGGCCAGGATTTACGGCATTCGCTTCGACACCATCGCCCCCCACTTCCTGTCGAGCCATGCTTCCCGCGGCAGGTTGAAGCTGCGAGTTGTTGGCCTGGCCAGGTGTAGGACGAGGGAGATTATCGCTAATCGTCGAGTTGACCGTCGGCAGGTTGCTTGTGGCTGAATTGCGAGCAAGATCAGCAGCGGCAGCCGACGGAGCAATTTGCATCTCGGGGTTTTGCTGGCTGCGTGTCATCGCCATGCTGGAAGCCATCGTCGTGGGACTAGGCGAAACGGCAGACGCTCTCGGCTGATTGGCTTGCTGTTGCGATTGCTGGCGAGCCAGTTGGGCCGCTTGAGCCTGGGCGCGAAGCTGCTGTGGATTGGCTCGCTGAACT is a window of Bremerella sp. TYQ1 DNA encoding:
- a CDS encoding winged helix-turn-helix domain-containing protein produces the protein MSISTDLHEDTMQKIGETAGHVWSYLSTEGPVTITKLTKELGEKKDIVLQAVGWLARENKLYFFEKGRNKLIGLIDEHGSPT
- a CDS encoding prenyltransferase/squalene oxidase repeat-containing protein, whose amino-acid sequence is MAENWRNEDRSSHASSPEEKAWPVYAAYTFFMLYFGASSYLLFDWDHDLWYFNAQVYIAFAAVAWIVGLAVIPLLDISSVRRGIQLSIVLSLMLHLSMFLGMVAIDVGEIADTSLNQNKEKTPKREAVVVPDYSPAQINEDRETEREYEQPVETKEAEAEVDPLEQEKIEHQQPQMKENEVSQEELPREVEPEQMDRREQQVEQPKQETLQDLPSELAKQAREMQQREVEQAQQIEVQRQEQQQPELSAAEAAAQRSAQALEMQRQASNIQEAVQRTTEIQRQNTVQDLPSLSPSQAQEVQRQRMEANNLAQTQADAVEVQRANPQQLRAQAQAAQLARQQSQQQANQPRASAVSPSPTTMASSMAMTRSQQNPEMQIAPSAAAADLARNSATSNLPTVNSTISDNLPRPTPGQANNSQLQPAAGSMARQEVGGDGVEANAVNPGQLWAKPSTASRTAEMVQQHGATRSSAARDEGIVTNDLNNPSIGRSAATGSQAMAGPSTKIDFQGPNGGNQSAANAAALASGQFATPSMNVGRTNGNAADEFGEGQVGSVEVGSPGANLGTDLAGLARGTAARGSEEGSLAEMASGTQGLPAGRSPGASPVLGTQATAEGIPGGGGGAMQPGGGDIAGSLPGLGSVPEIRRRNLGGPAMPSGRPGVNDLAGAPIGSATQPGFIGRRRTSDAPQITTNMANIPVRSPGRRGPLLSTKAAVPTEAFSRRAMRKGGGAGDGAIRPSRETELAIERGLAFLANHQSSDGRWSLRGFAAVHPENFPLYRDELSTLNSDTAATGLALLAFLGAGYDHLSDKYEKEVRDGVTFLVENQKENGDLYIEMDATSNSSCRLYSHAIAALALCEAYGMTQDESLRAAAQKSLDYIEASQDPQLGGWRYTPGHGTDTSVTGWMTLALKSGQLAGLRVDPKSFEGIRKWLASAESRQRGRAVYVYNPYAPNTPQQRHGRDPSQTMTAVGALIQLYLGNRRDSRILQDSADYLKENLPAMGTPEAPLRDTYYWYYATQVMFHMRGDHWEAWDSKLHVMLEQTQVLEGPAAGSWDPKGRVPDRWGGFAGRIYVTTMNLLSLEVYHRHLPIYDDVAN
- a CDS encoding lipopolysaccharide assembly protein LapB; protein product: MNRMQSSTTAKCRWQSASGGVLAALMLAVFSGCSTFSQANASHQQVVQARQLTQRGVQAMHRDDWENAEKFLAEAKKNAPYDLQARMHYAETLWKTGKPKEAIAELEAAMPLGSDDPNLHATLGRMYLDAGDPTKAHISANRAIECDPKFAPAWQLQGDLALVRRDLESAKLSYIRAATNGDSTNRDVQVRLASTYRQLGQPSQALACISLVRQVEFGHRLPADVGAEQALAYRDLGRHLEAADCLGELAEANEMSADMLYVWAECEVAAGRLARAEYAVNSALQRDPQHPSALKLVGQLPAFRQQAQQAMRR